Proteins encoded within one genomic window of Couchioplanes caeruleus:
- a CDS encoding helix-turn-helix transcriptional regulator: MFTGSVTPPPRIAAAPVAGETALDSETGLCMAHLDRTLAIQHANPEFFRRFGETSASLCGRRFADLIHPSLQAPILRNFSHLLEGKHHRFASRVIALRGDDEPLTGTLTGVAVQGGAPDATGVLVLMRPHAEDVDESAIVRRKPLLSKIDAKILEGIAAGLSTIPLASRLFLSRQGVEYHVSGLLRKLKVPNRAALVSRAYSMGVLIVGVWPPKVVEDFVK, encoded by the coding sequence ATGTTCACTGGATCCGTCACGCCCCCGCCGCGGATCGCTGCCGCCCCCGTAGCCGGCGAGACCGCCCTCGACTCGGAAACGGGTCTGTGCATGGCGCACCTGGACCGGACGCTGGCCATACAGCACGCCAATCCCGAGTTCTTCCGGCGGTTCGGGGAAACCTCCGCCTCATTGTGCGGACGGCGCTTCGCCGATCTGATCCACCCGAGCCTGCAGGCGCCGATCCTGCGCAATTTCTCACATCTGCTGGAAGGCAAGCACCACCGCTTCGCCAGTCGCGTCATCGCCCTCCGCGGCGACGACGAGCCGCTGACCGGCACCCTGACGGGCGTCGCCGTGCAGGGCGGCGCCCCGGACGCCACGGGTGTGCTCGTCCTCATGCGTCCCCACGCGGAGGACGTCGACGAGTCGGCGATCGTCCGCCGCAAGCCGCTTCTCAGCAAGATCGACGCGAAGATCCTCGAGGGTATCGCCGCCGGGCTGTCCACCATCCCGCTCGCCTCCCGGCTGTTCCTCAGTCGGCAGGGCGTCGAGTACCACGTCAGCGGGCTGTTGCGAAAGCTCAAGGTTCCCAACCGTGCGGCGCTGGTCTCGCGTGCGTACTCGATGGGCGTGCTCATCGTCGGCGTGTGGCCGCCCAAGGTGGTCGAGGATTTCGTCAAGTAG
- a CDS encoding LuxR C-terminal-related transcriptional regulator: MLLERSGELTRIEAGLGWARTGRSELVVVRGPLGIGRSALLRAIPSAAGTRVLRAAGLPGDRDVAWGVVRQLLDGLPSGTSGSRDPRQVVSRLAVPGPVLLIVDDLQDADQPSLAWLAELALHLDGLPVLMVCAVRDGEVESRHPLVLQITEAADAVLRPAPLTSAAAREFLRGSLGADTDNRFADACQRAADGNPLVLAELAAHALATGMTPDAGHAAKIAAAEPVGLCDRILGVLARQPSEVRAVATAVTVLGDHAEVSLLAEVGGVDRAEVATSLRALRDLGLMAATGHPRFTRPGVRGAIEFDVPMVERLRAHTAAADALHSRGFPAEDVARHLIAVPTLQRSWLVEVLRAAALAAHRRGSAEAAIGYLHRALLDSSGLGQDRAWLLIDLADAVRDDDPQAADRWVDQAASLFDDPRDRAAVALRIPPAVLVMPRPDVVDLFRRAARDLGAPAAGDAAALDAACGVEARLWHAEMEEPGELDRALARLRRLGAVTSLESAAERSLVAVLLNAAAVTGRLNAATVADLGLRILERETLAGIRTQATLPLTVLALVAADALDGAARWLAAGANRAGPGLPPATEIQMEALRAHVLVGRGRLFAARTCAERIAHLAAPGSETEALALCVLAAVAVETGDASLAGSVAARIRPSSLSLSVALRMTRACVDADAGRVVAARQVLLACGTDLGAAGWHGPGLLPWRVYTAVLHHRAGDRRTATALLDEEHAAALAWGAPAQLGRVLRVKGHLEGGQHGVELLREAVVVLRRSANERELARALLALGQACADTAEGGAATEEGSAIALVCGASDLVGSAAAGRRAARERSLTNAERLVVSFVVRGLTNQEIASTLQVSRRAVEKHLTNCYRKLDVAGRSALVASLAAVSTPPQRIS, encoded by the coding sequence ATGCTGCTCGAGCGCTCGGGCGAGCTGACCCGGATCGAGGCGGGACTGGGCTGGGCGAGAACCGGCCGATCCGAGCTGGTCGTGGTCCGCGGGCCGCTCGGCATCGGGCGGTCCGCGCTGCTGCGTGCGATTCCGTCCGCCGCCGGTACGCGGGTGCTGCGCGCCGCCGGGCTTCCCGGTGACCGAGACGTCGCCTGGGGTGTGGTGCGCCAGTTGCTCGATGGCCTGCCATCAGGTACGAGCGGGAGCCGGGATCCGAGGCAGGTGGTCAGCCGCCTCGCCGTCCCCGGACCGGTGCTGCTGATCGTGGACGATCTGCAGGACGCCGACCAGCCGTCCCTGGCCTGGCTGGCGGAACTCGCCCTGCACCTCGACGGCCTGCCGGTGCTGATGGTCTGCGCCGTCCGGGACGGTGAGGTGGAGAGCCGCCATCCGCTGGTACTTCAGATCACGGAGGCCGCCGACGCCGTGCTGCGGCCCGCCCCGCTGACCTCGGCCGCCGCGCGCGAGTTCCTGCGGGGCTCGCTCGGCGCCGACACGGACAACCGCTTCGCGGACGCCTGTCAGCGAGCCGCCGACGGGAACCCCCTGGTGTTGGCGGAGCTGGCCGCTCACGCACTGGCGACGGGCATGACGCCGGACGCCGGGCACGCCGCGAAGATCGCTGCCGCGGAACCGGTCGGCCTGTGTGACCGGATTCTCGGGGTACTGGCCCGGCAGCCGAGCGAGGTGCGGGCGGTCGCCACGGCTGTCACCGTCCTGGGGGACCATGCCGAGGTCTCGTTGCTGGCCGAGGTCGGCGGGGTCGACCGGGCGGAGGTCGCGACGAGTCTGCGCGCGCTGCGCGACCTCGGACTGATGGCGGCCACCGGACACCCGCGGTTCACCCGCCCCGGCGTCCGCGGCGCCATCGAGTTCGACGTCCCGATGGTCGAGCGGCTGCGCGCGCACACGGCCGCCGCCGACGCGCTCCACAGCCGCGGATTTCCGGCCGAGGACGTGGCCCGGCATCTGATCGCGGTGCCCACGCTGCAACGGTCCTGGTTGGTCGAGGTGCTGCGCGCGGCCGCCCTCGCCGCGCACCGTCGGGGGAGTGCCGAGGCCGCCATCGGATATCTGCATCGTGCCCTGCTCGACAGCTCCGGGCTGGGTCAGGACCGGGCCTGGCTGTTGATCGACCTGGCGGACGCTGTGCGGGACGACGACCCCCAGGCCGCCGACCGCTGGGTCGATCAAGCGGCGTCGCTGTTCGACGATCCCCGGGACCGGGCTGCCGTGGCCTTGCGCATTCCGCCCGCGGTGCTCGTCATGCCGCGTCCGGATGTGGTGGACCTCTTCCGGCGGGCGGCGCGCGACCTCGGCGCCCCTGCGGCCGGTGACGCTGCCGCGCTGGATGCGGCTTGCGGTGTCGAGGCCCGGCTGTGGCACGCCGAGATGGAGGAGCCCGGCGAACTCGATCGTGCCCTCGCCCGGCTGCGGCGGCTGGGCGCGGTGACGTCGCTGGAGTCGGCCGCCGAACGCAGCCTGGTCGCGGTGCTGCTGAACGCCGCCGCGGTCACCGGGCGGCTGAACGCCGCGACCGTCGCCGATCTGGGCCTGCGGATCCTCGAGCGGGAGACGCTGGCCGGCATCCGGACCCAGGCGACCCTCCCGCTGACCGTGCTCGCGCTGGTCGCCGCGGATGCGCTCGACGGCGCAGCGCGCTGGTTGGCCGCCGGCGCGAACCGGGCCGGGCCCGGTCTGCCGCCGGCCACGGAGATCCAGATGGAGGCGCTGCGGGCACACGTGCTGGTGGGCCGCGGCCGGCTCTTTGCCGCCCGTACCTGCGCCGAACGCATCGCGCACCTGGCCGCACCCGGCTCGGAGACCGAGGCGCTGGCACTCTGCGTCCTCGCGGCGGTCGCGGTGGAGACCGGTGACGCCTCGCTGGCCGGCAGCGTCGCCGCCCGGATACGCCCGAGCTCGTTGAGCCTGTCGGTCGCACTGCGGATGACGCGCGCCTGCGTCGACGCCGACGCCGGACGCGTCGTCGCTGCTCGGCAGGTCCTGCTCGCATGTGGCACCGACCTGGGTGCTGCGGGATGGCACGGCCCCGGACTGCTGCCCTGGCGCGTGTACACCGCGGTCCTTCACCACCGGGCCGGGGATCGGCGGACGGCGACGGCGCTGCTCGACGAGGAGCATGCCGCGGCGCTGGCATGGGGTGCGCCCGCGCAGCTGGGGCGGGTCCTGCGCGTGAAAGGTCACCTGGAGGGCGGGCAGCACGGGGTGGAACTGCTGCGCGAAGCGGTCGTCGTGTTACGGCGGTCCGCGAACGAGCGGGAACTCGCCCGCGCGCTGCTGGCGCTCGGCCAAGCGTGTGCCGACACTGCCGAGGGCGGGGCCGCCACCGAGGAAGGCAGCGCGATCGCGCTCGTCTGCGGAGCGTCCGACCTGGTGGGGAGCGCTGCCGCCGGACGTCGGGCCGCACGCGAGCGTTCATTGACCAATGCGGAGCGCCTGGTGGTCTCATTTGTGGTGAGGGGCCTGACCAATCAGGAGATCGCGTCTACGTTGCAGGTCAGCCGGCGTGCGGTGGAGAAGCACCTCACGAACTGCTATCGCAAGCTCGACGTCGCCGGCAGGTCCGCTCTCGTCGCCTCGCTGGCCGCGGTCTCCACCCCGCCGCAAAGAATTTCCTGA
- a CDS encoding acyl-CoA carboxylase subunit beta, which produces MTAVINAVEKSVDVRDPLLRIRQMVDVDTETLLHDPDDLGVLAARGRIDGLDVVVFCTDGTRMGGAMGSLGCRRIAEAIDLAVEHRVPVIGIWHSGGARLAEGVMSMDGVGHVFAAMVRASGRVPQLSVVVGPAAGGAAYGPALTDVVIMSDAGRIFVTGPDVVRSVTGEEIDQEGLGGPVAHGRHSGVAHIVAGDEADAYRRCRRLAVLLARPGRWDLSAVSAVTAVEGLPENTRRAYDVRPVVKDVLDGGSFEELQAKWAPNIVTGFGRLAGHTVGVVANNPLRKGGCLDSLSAEKASRFVRLCDAFAIPLVVLVDVPGYLPGVDQELGGVVRRGAKLLHAFAEAVVPRVTLYMRKSYGGAYIAMNSRSLGATRVLAWPGAEVAVMGAKAAVGILKRRELAACSEAERPELEARLIAEHEAEAGGVDRAVELGLIDEVIEPARTRSKIAEALAQALPARGVHGNIPL; this is translated from the coding sequence ATGACAGCGGTTATCAATGCCGTCGAGAAATCCGTGGACGTGCGCGACCCGCTCCTGCGGATCCGCCAGATGGTCGACGTGGACACCGAGACGTTGCTGCACGATCCGGACGATCTCGGGGTGCTCGCCGCGCGCGGCCGCATCGACGGCCTGGACGTGGTCGTCTTCTGCACCGACGGCACCCGGATGGGCGGCGCGATGGGTTCGCTCGGCTGCCGCCGCATCGCCGAGGCGATCGACCTGGCGGTCGAGCACCGGGTGCCGGTGATCGGTATCTGGCACTCCGGCGGTGCGCGGCTGGCCGAGGGCGTGATGTCGATGGACGGAGTCGGTCACGTGTTCGCGGCGATGGTCCGAGCCTCGGGGCGGGTACCGCAGCTGTCGGTCGTGGTCGGACCTGCCGCCGGCGGTGCGGCGTACGGGCCGGCGCTGACCGACGTGGTGATCATGAGCGACGCCGGACGAATATTCGTCACCGGCCCGGACGTGGTGCGCTCGGTCACTGGTGAGGAGATCGACCAAGAGGGTCTCGGGGGCCCGGTGGCGCACGGCAGGCACTCAGGGGTGGCGCACATCGTCGCCGGTGACGAGGCCGATGCGTACCGGCGCTGCCGTCGGCTGGCGGTACTGCTCGCCCGCCCCGGACGCTGGGATCTCAGCGCAGTCAGCGCCGTCACGGCGGTGGAAGGGCTGCCGGAGAATACGCGGCGCGCGTACGACGTACGCCCGGTGGTCAAGGATGTCCTGGACGGCGGCTCGTTCGAGGAACTGCAGGCCAAGTGGGCGCCGAACATCGTCACGGGTTTCGGCCGGCTGGCCGGTCACACGGTCGGGGTGGTGGCCAACAACCCGTTGCGCAAGGGCGGTTGCCTGGACTCGTTGTCGGCGGAGAAGGCCTCGCGATTCGTCCGCTTGTGCGACGCCTTCGCGATCCCGCTCGTGGTCCTGGTCGACGTGCCCGGCTACCTTCCCGGGGTGGATCAGGAGCTGGGTGGGGTGGTACGTCGCGGCGCCAAGCTCCTGCATGCGTTCGCGGAGGCGGTGGTGCCCCGGGTGACTCTCTACATGCGCAAGTCGTACGGCGGCGCGTACATCGCGATGAACTCCCGCTCGCTGGGCGCGACGCGCGTGCTGGCCTGGCCGGGTGCCGAGGTCGCGGTGATGGGTGCGAAGGCCGCCGTGGGCATTCTCAAGAGGAGGGAGCTGGCGGCGTGCTCGGAGGCCGAGCGGCCGGAGCTTGAGGCTCGGCTGATCGCCGAGCACGAGGCGGAGGCCGGCGGCGTGGATCGGGCCGTGGAGCTCGGCCTGATCGACGAGGTGATCGAGCCGGCCCGGACGCGATCGAAGATCGCCGAGGCGCTGGCCCAGGCGCTGCCGGCTCGCGGAGTACACGGGAACATCCCTCTTTAA
- a CDS encoding aminotransferase class IV — translation MTAIDNLALTGYGHFTTMRVEHGAVRGLTLHLDRLVADCATVFGTELSRTYVRECIRTVLRDAAGPLTVRVTVADPELAVTHPAAPSHPQIFVTTRAASPVGLPPLRVRSVRHDRGVPAVKHTGLFGSLYERRRAQLDGYDDALFVDGDGSVSEGVTWNVGFVASDSTLIWPRAQVLSGVTMRLVAGAHTGPQRTEPVPLAHLPTMVAAFATNSAGGIRPVASIDTLRFSTAHEALDLLARQYAGIEPEYI, via the coding sequence ATGACGGCGATCGATAATCTCGCGCTCACCGGGTACGGGCACTTCACCACGATGCGGGTCGAGCACGGGGCGGTCCGCGGTCTCACGCTGCACCTCGATCGGCTGGTGGCCGACTGCGCCACGGTGTTCGGGACCGAGCTGTCCCGTACGTACGTCCGGGAGTGCATCCGGACGGTGCTCCGTGACGCCGCGGGACCGCTGACGGTGCGCGTCACCGTCGCCGACCCCGAGTTGGCGGTGACCCATCCCGCCGCCCCGTCCCACCCGCAGATCTTCGTCACGACCCGCGCCGCCTCTCCGGTCGGCCTACCGCCGCTGCGGGTCCGTTCCGTGCGGCACGACCGTGGCGTACCCGCGGTCAAACACACGGGGCTGTTCGGCTCACTGTACGAACGCCGCCGCGCACAGCTGGACGGATACGACGACGCGCTGTTCGTTGATGGAGACGGATCAGTCAGCGAGGGCGTGACCTGGAACGTGGGCTTCGTCGCGAGTGACAGCACCCTCATCTGGCCGCGGGCTCAGGTGCTGTCCGGCGTGACCATGCGACTTGTCGCCGGAGCGCACACCGGCCCGCAGCGCACGGAACCGGTTCCACTGGCCCACCTGCCGACGATGGTGGCCGCCTTCGCCACCAACTCCGCCGGCGGAATCCGGCCCGTCGCCTCCATCGACACCCTCAGGTTCAGCACCGCCCACGAGGCGCTGGACCTGCTGGCCAGGCAGTACGCAGGGATCGAGCCGGAATACATCTGA
- a CDS encoding DUF7594 domain-containing protein, with protein sequence MTALTAVIAGSSAVMVPNAAAAASTVQVAIKAAHDSYTSSGRKSTTFGSNDKLAVGKLGKDRKVAYLKFTVPAGADVKAARLYLSPSGKSSGRVTVSRVEGTSWTEAKLTSGNAPKLGSAVASVTARPSDTRIGFNLSRAVTGPGTYSFAVTSSLTNGTVRFQSAENKARGGPELVLTIAKAPAATPVPATPSTPVGAGNDDCVTGALLVPSCGVLWGGAAGGFTSLPRDVEHRNWEKLSGRTATIFHTYHKGDEPFPTKAEIAMTNDATHPRVLLLNWKIAYGSTWAKVAQGEQDKRIDAFATRIKAYGKKTFLVLHHEPENDVVAKAGSGWQAKDFAAMYRHTIERLRSKGVSNVVNVMAYMGNEKWMAQTWWKDLYPGDDIVDWIGLDSYVSVEKGYYHYGDFADLLDRAPTGGGTGFYQWATTQHPGKPIMIAEWGGYHQIGKATDKSPVYHSVLPELVKRPAIKAIVHFDTKADDEGNRDISIDSTPAGLAAFKKLAANPIFNVKLG encoded by the coding sequence TTGACAGCTCTGACCGCCGTAATCGCCGGCAGCTCCGCTGTCATGGTGCCGAACGCCGCCGCCGCGGCTTCCACCGTCCAGGTGGCCATCAAGGCCGCCCACGACAGCTACACCTCCAGCGGCCGTAAGAGCACCACTTTCGGCTCGAATGACAAGCTCGCCGTCGGTAAGCTCGGCAAGGACCGCAAGGTCGCGTACCTCAAGTTCACGGTTCCGGCCGGCGCGGACGTCAAGGCCGCGCGGCTGTACCTCAGCCCGTCCGGCAAATCTTCCGGCAGGGTCACCGTCTCACGGGTCGAGGGTACCTCGTGGACCGAGGCGAAGCTGACCTCCGGCAACGCCCCGAAGCTGGGTTCCGCGGTCGCCTCGGTGACTGCGCGCCCGAGCGACACCCGGATCGGGTTCAACCTCAGCCGTGCGGTGACCGGCCCGGGCACCTATTCGTTCGCGGTGACGTCGTCGCTGACCAACGGCACGGTGCGGTTCCAGTCGGCGGAGAACAAGGCCCGCGGTGGCCCGGAGCTGGTCCTCACTATCGCCAAGGCGCCGGCAGCCACCCCGGTGCCCGCGACGCCGAGCACTCCGGTCGGCGCCGGCAACGACGACTGCGTCACCGGGGCACTGCTGGTGCCCTCCTGCGGCGTGCTGTGGGGCGGCGCCGCCGGCGGTTTCACCAGCCTGCCCCGCGACGTGGAGCACCGCAACTGGGAGAAGCTGAGCGGGCGTACCGCCACCATCTTCCACACCTACCACAAGGGCGACGAACCGTTCCCCACCAAGGCCGAGATCGCCATGACCAACGACGCGACCCACCCGCGGGTCCTGCTGCTCAACTGGAAGATCGCCTACGGCTCCACCTGGGCCAAGGTCGCCCAGGGCGAGCAGGACAAGCGGATCGACGCGTTCGCCACCCGGATCAAGGCGTACGGCAAGAAGACCTTCCTGGTGCTGCACCACGAGCCCGAGAACGACGTCGTCGCCAAGGCCGGTTCCGGCTGGCAGGCCAAGGACTTCGCCGCCATGTACCGCCACACCATCGAGCGTCTCCGGTCCAAGGGCGTGAGCAATGTGGTGAACGTGATGGCCTACATGGGCAACGAGAAGTGGATGGCGCAGACCTGGTGGAAGGACCTGTACCCGGGCGACGACATCGTCGACTGGATCGGCCTGGACTCCTACGTCTCGGTCGAGAAGGGCTACTACCACTACGGTGACTTCGCCGACCTGCTCGACCGCGCCCCGACCGGCGGCGGCACCGGCTTCTACCAGTGGGCCACCACCCAGCACCCCGGCAAGCCGATCATGATCGCGGAATGGGGCGGCTACCACCAGATCGGCAAAGCCACCGACAAGTCACCCGTCTACCACAGCGTCCTGCCGGAGCTGGTGAAGCGGCCCGCGATCAAGGCCATCGTGCACTTCGACACCAAGGCCGACGACGAGGGCAACCGCGACATCAGCATCGACAGCACGCCGGCCGGCCTGGCCGCCTTCAAGAAGCTGGCCGCCAACCCGATCTTCAACGTCAAGCTCGGCTGA
- a CDS encoding CAP domain-containing protein, producing MPKTLVRRLATLALIPAAAFIGLVIAGAPAQAAVVSTSTLQTQVVSLSNQARVKAGCKALKVNAALLWAARGHSKYMAASGRFSHTGARNSTFAARARAAGYTAARSENIAWGYRSAREVVNGWLKSPGHRRNLLDCGARTFAVGVVYSTNGTPYYTQMFGSR from the coding sequence GTGCCGAAGACCCTGGTCCGTCGCCTCGCCACCCTCGCGCTGATCCCCGCCGCCGCGTTCATCGGCCTGGTCATCGCCGGAGCGCCCGCGCAGGCGGCCGTGGTCTCCACCTCGACGCTGCAGACGCAGGTCGTGAGCCTGTCGAACCAGGCGCGGGTCAAGGCCGGCTGCAAGGCGCTGAAGGTCAACGCGGCGCTGCTCTGGGCCGCCCGCGGCCACAGCAAGTACATGGCCGCCAGCGGCAGGTTCAGCCACACCGGCGCCCGCAACTCCACGTTCGCCGCCCGGGCCCGCGCCGCCGGCTACACCGCCGCGCGCAGCGAGAACATCGCCTGGGGCTACCGCAGCGCCCGCGAGGTCGTCAACGGCTGGCTGAAGTCGCCGGGCCACCGTCGCAACCTGCTCGACTGCGGCGCCAGGACGTTCGCCGTCGGCGTCGTCTACTCGACCAACGGCACGCCGTACTACACGCAGATGTTCGGCAGCCGCTGA
- the gsmA gene encoding sporangiospore maturation cell wall hydrolase GsmA, protein MLPTTTRRLLAPLLLIALGAGPAVVPEAANAAGVSATVKVGNTLRVRSAPSLTAKVVGTVKNNQRVSVICAITGQKVRGSVRTTTAWDRLSTGRYLSHAYVKTSRSIPRCATKPARVAPRKTKPATDKKYVVGTVRSLDGAVHLRASATTSAARRDSVVNGTKLNLVCRVAGTRVAGTVRTTNQWNRTAAGTYISHAYMYSGPLPVCAASRTPAPSVSLTPEQFIKNSVPGAQRGWREYGVPASVTIAQAILESGWGRSGLASVDKNYFGIKCQNGSYGKLANGCHTYRTQECTKAGNCFSTSAVFRTYATQSHSFRDHGSFLRVNPRYKPAFAYTKNANKFIWKVWKAGYATDPNYYTKVTGIMAKYKLYQYDT, encoded by the coding sequence ATGCTGCCTACCACTACCCGCCGACTACTGGCACCGCTGCTGCTCATCGCGCTCGGTGCCGGGCCGGCCGTGGTGCCCGAGGCCGCCAATGCCGCCGGCGTATCCGCCACCGTGAAGGTCGGCAATACACTACGGGTCCGCTCGGCGCCCTCGCTGACGGCCAAGGTCGTCGGCACCGTGAAGAACAACCAGAGGGTCTCCGTCATCTGCGCGATCACCGGGCAGAAGGTGCGGGGATCGGTGCGCACCACGACCGCATGGGACCGCCTCAGTACCGGCCGCTACCTCTCGCACGCGTACGTCAAGACGTCGCGATCCATCCCGCGCTGCGCCACCAAGCCGGCCCGCGTCGCACCCCGCAAGACCAAACCGGCGACCGACAAGAAGTACGTCGTCGGCACCGTCAGAAGTCTGGACGGCGCCGTCCACCTCCGCGCCAGCGCAACCACATCCGCCGCCCGTAGGGATTCCGTCGTCAACGGCACGAAGCTCAACCTGGTCTGCCGGGTCGCCGGGACCCGGGTCGCCGGCACGGTACGCACCACCAACCAATGGAACCGGACCGCTGCCGGCACCTACATCTCACACGCCTACATGTACTCCGGCCCGTTGCCGGTGTGCGCAGCCTCGCGCACCCCCGCGCCGTCGGTGTCGCTCACCCCGGAGCAGTTCATCAAGAACTCGGTGCCGGGCGCGCAGCGCGGCTGGCGCGAGTACGGCGTCCCCGCCTCGGTGACGATCGCCCAGGCGATCCTCGAATCCGGCTGGGGCCGCAGCGGCCTCGCCTCGGTCGACAAGAACTACTTCGGCATCAAGTGCCAGAACGGTTCCTACGGGAAGCTGGCGAACGGCTGCCACACGTACCGCACCCAGGAGTGCACCAAGGCCGGCAACTGCTTCTCCACCTCGGCCGTCTTCCGGACGTACGCCACGCAGTCGCACTCGTTCCGGGACCACGGCAGCTTCCTGCGGGTGAACCCGCGCTACAAGCCGGCGTTCGCCTACACCAAGAACGCCAACAAGTTCATCTGGAAGGTCTGGAAGGCCGGCTACGCCACGGACCCCAACTACTACACCAAGGTCACCGGCATCATGGCTAAGTACAAGCTGTACCAGTACGACACCTGA
- a CDS encoding ABC transporter permease has translation MSTRALTAARRPGAAVQRRPAGALAGLAARLIRRGGLVVVALAAGMSALVAATYEQLMADSAVAGGLQSLATNPAIRTLFGEPVALDDPGGFTVWRTGTVLAALIGVWCVLTTTRITRGEEDAGRWDILLAGRVPLQAALATHLLVVGAVPVAFGAAVSASLAATGTDMNGAVVHGAGLSLLGVFFAATAALSAQIHTARSAATGTAIAVLAVTLLARMVGDGVDTVAWLRWLSPFGLLELSQPYARNRWAPLLVLAAAAILLATAAVAVAGRRDVGGALRSPAATRASRTALLGSVEGFALRRLLPPLGGWAAGVASYFLLIGLIADTMTRFLTDNPAFADAAVQAGFTGLATVEGYAATIFALLALPVGGFAASRVDAFAKAEAGRHLALLAAQPVSRIRLLAAETIPAVIGAVVLTTVAGLATWLGVTATPGDLGLTAALGGVWNTLPLALLSVGAAVLAFGWLPRAVTAIGAVPTVGGFLLLVIAQSVNAPQWVVDVSPFAHLAAVPHTAPNWPATAAMTVVTLILVAAGAIGYRRRDLLS, from the coding sequence ATGAGTACCCGGGCGCTGACCGCGGCGCGACGGCCGGGAGCCGCCGTTCAGAGACGGCCGGCGGGTGCCCTCGCCGGACTCGCCGCTCGTCTGATCCGGCGCGGCGGGCTCGTCGTGGTTGCTCTCGCCGCCGGCATGTCGGCGCTCGTCGCGGCCACCTACGAGCAGCTGATGGCTGACAGCGCCGTGGCCGGCGGCCTGCAGTCGCTGGCCACCAATCCCGCGATCCGCACGCTGTTCGGTGAGCCGGTGGCCCTGGACGATCCGGGCGGGTTCACCGTCTGGCGCACCGGCACCGTGCTGGCCGCCCTGATCGGCGTGTGGTGTGTGCTCACCACGACGAGAATCACCCGCGGCGAGGAAGACGCGGGGCGCTGGGACATCCTTCTGGCCGGACGGGTTCCCTTGCAGGCCGCCCTCGCCACCCACCTGCTCGTCGTCGGCGCGGTCCCGGTCGCGTTCGGCGCGGCGGTCTCAGCATCGCTGGCGGCCACTGGCACTGACATGAACGGTGCCGTCGTCCACGGTGCCGGGTTGTCTCTGCTCGGCGTGTTCTTCGCCGCGACGGCCGCGCTCAGCGCACAGATCCATACCGCGCGGTCGGCGGCGACCGGTACGGCGATCGCGGTGCTCGCCGTGACGCTGCTCGCCCGGATGGTGGGCGACGGCGTGGACACGGTCGCCTGGCTGCGGTGGCTCTCGCCGTTCGGGCTCCTCGAGCTCAGTCAGCCGTACGCCCGGAACCGGTGGGCGCCGCTGCTCGTCCTCGCCGCGGCCGCGATCCTCTTGGCCACGGCCGCTGTCGCAGTGGCGGGTCGTCGCGACGTCGGCGGCGCGCTGCGGTCCCCGGCGGCCACTCGGGCCTCACGGACGGCACTGCTCGGCTCGGTGGAGGGTTTCGCGCTGCGCCGCCTGCTGCCTCCGCTGGGCGGCTGGGCCGCGGGCGTCGCGTCCTACTTCCTGCTCATCGGGCTGATCGCCGACACGATGACAAGGTTCCTGACCGACAATCCGGCCTTCGCCGACGCGGCCGTGCAGGCCGGTTTCACCGGCCTGGCCACGGTCGAGGGTTACGCGGCCACCATCTTCGCCCTGCTCGCTCTGCCGGTCGGCGGGTTCGCGGCCAGCCGGGTGGACGCCTTCGCGAAGGCCGAAGCCGGCCGCCACCTCGCCCTGCTCGCCGCCCAGCCGGTCTCGCGCATCCGGCTGCTTGCCGCCGAGACGATTCCTGCGGTGATCGGCGCAGTCGTCCTCACGACGGTCGCCGGGCTCGCGACCTGGCTCGGCGTCACGGCCACGCCAGGAGACCTGGGGCTTACGGCGGCTCTGGGCGGCGTCTGGAACACCCTGCCCCTCGCCCTGCTCAGTGTGGGCGCGGCGGTCCTCGCGTTCGGCTGGCTGCCCCGCGCCGTGACGGCCATCGGCGCGGTGCCGACCGTGGGCGGCTTCCTGCTGCTGGTCATCGCACAGAGCGTGAACGCCCCGCAATGGGTAGTGGACGTATCGCCGTTCGCGCACCTCGCCGCGGTGCCCCACACGGCTCCCAACTGGCCGGCGACCGCGGCCATGACAGTGGTGACGCTGATCCTGGTTGCTGCCGGGGCGATCGGGTACCGGCGCCGCGATCTGCTTTCCTGA